A part of Streptomyces sp. NBC_01235 genomic DNA contains:
- a CDS encoding phosphoribosyl-ATP diphosphatase codes for MSKKTFEELFAELQQKAANGDPTTSRTAELVGKGVHAIGKKVVEEAAEVWMAAEYEGKEAAAEEISQLLYHVQVMMVARGISLDDVYAHL; via the coding sequence ATGTCCAAGAAGACTTTCGAGGAGCTCTTCGCCGAGCTCCAGCAGAAGGCCGCCAACGGCGACCCCACTACTTCCCGTACCGCCGAACTGGTCGGGAAGGGCGTCCATGCCATCGGCAAGAAGGTCGTCGAAGAGGCCGCCGAGGTCTGGATGGCGGCCGAGTACGAAGGCAAGGAGGCAGCCGCCGAGGAGATCTCGCAGCTGCTCTACCACGTCCAGGTGATGATGGTCGCCCGCGGAATCTCGCTGGACGACGTGTACGCCCACCTGTAG
- a CDS encoding hemolysin family protein codes for MSVLQLLFAALLVLTNGFFVGAEFALVSVRRSQIEPLGTARARQVLYGLERLPQMMAAAQFGITVCSLTLGAVAEPTVAGLLEPLFEWIHLPHGVIHPLGYVIALAAVVFFHLVIGEMVPKNLAMAAPEKAALWLSPGLVAFARVCRPITVALGACAQGILRLFHVEPKDEVEAVVTSEQLNRLLEDSGQAGLLAPEEQERLEDALELGSRPVTDVLLKRESLVTVSPSVTPGEIVELTARTGYSRFPVAAENGAFMGYLHVKDVLDLEDSERAVPQQVWRPMTTLRSELPLDDALTVMRRAATHLAQVADASGKVLGLVALEDVLELLVGEVTDPAHREVPEVRLTEPRVSDEPEQALAS; via the coding sequence ATGAGCGTCCTCCAACTCCTCTTCGCCGCGCTGCTCGTGCTCACCAACGGCTTCTTCGTCGGCGCCGAGTTCGCGCTCGTCTCCGTCCGCCGCAGCCAGATCGAACCCCTGGGCACGGCACGGGCCCGCCAGGTCCTCTACGGCCTGGAGCGCCTGCCCCAGATGATGGCGGCGGCGCAGTTCGGCATCACCGTCTGCTCCCTCACCCTGGGCGCGGTGGCCGAACCGACGGTCGCGGGGCTGCTGGAGCCGCTCTTCGAGTGGATCCATCTGCCGCACGGCGTGATCCACCCCCTGGGCTATGTCATAGCCCTGGCCGCGGTGGTCTTCTTCCACCTGGTCATCGGCGAGATGGTGCCGAAGAACCTCGCCATGGCGGCGCCGGAGAAGGCCGCGCTGTGGCTCAGCCCCGGCCTGGTCGCCTTCGCCCGCGTCTGCCGGCCGATCACTGTGGCCCTCGGCGCCTGCGCCCAGGGCATCCTGCGGCTCTTCCACGTCGAGCCCAAGGACGAGGTCGAGGCCGTCGTCACCAGCGAGCAGCTCAACCGACTGCTGGAGGACTCCGGCCAGGCCGGCCTCCTCGCCCCCGAGGAGCAGGAGCGGCTGGAGGACGCGCTGGAACTGGGCTCCCGCCCGGTGACGGACGTCCTGCTGAAGCGCGAGTCCCTGGTCACGGTCAGCCCGTCGGTCACCCCGGGCGAGATCGTCGAGCTGACCGCCCGCACCGGCTACTCCCGCTTCCCGGTCGCCGCGGAGAACGGCGCCTTCATGGGCTATCTCCACGTGAAGGACGTCCTCGACCTGGAGGACTCCGAGCGGGCGGTGCCGCAGCAGGTGTGGCGTCCGATGACGACGCTCCGCTCCGAACTGCCGCTGGACGACGCGCTGACGGTGATGCGCCGGGCGGCGACCCACCTGGCGCAGGTCGCCGACGCGTCCGGCAAGGTGCTCGGCCTGGTCGCGCTGGAGGACGTACTGGAGCTGCTGGTGGGCGAGGTCACGGACCCCGCGCACCGGGAGGTTCCCGAGGTCCGGCTGACGGAGCCGAGGGTGAGCGACGAGCCGGAGCAGGCGCTGGCGAGCTGA
- the pnuC gene encoding nicotinamide riboside transporter PnuC produces MNSLNSEAFVMFDQHILWSDMIGNILGLITLALGWRRSLWTWPVQFLSGLVLFGAFYGHLTGSAGKQVVVMVVALYGWWQWNRSKGRSQDGQITPRFATWPERAAMVGAAAVGTVAVALLFKANPSLSWDPWPDAYIFVGTIVAMYAQARGMVEFWIAWLLVDVVGVPLNFANGYAFSGFVYVIYGALVLWGMRDWWLRSRKASQPALEGAPA; encoded by the coding sequence GTGAACTCGCTGAACTCCGAGGCCTTCGTCATGTTCGACCAGCACATCCTCTGGTCGGACATGATCGGCAACATCCTCGGCCTGATCACCCTGGCCCTCGGCTGGCGGCGCTCCCTGTGGACCTGGCCGGTGCAGTTCCTCTCCGGACTCGTCCTCTTCGGCGCCTTCTACGGCCACCTGACGGGCAGCGCGGGCAAGCAGGTCGTCGTCATGGTCGTCGCCCTGTACGGCTGGTGGCAGTGGAACCGGAGCAAGGGGCGCTCCCAGGACGGCCAGATCACCCCCCGCTTCGCCACCTGGCCCGAGCGCGCGGCCATGGTCGGCGCCGCCGCCGTCGGCACGGTCGCCGTCGCCCTGCTCTTCAAGGCCAACCCGTCCCTGTCCTGGGACCCCTGGCCGGACGCCTACATCTTCGTCGGCACCATCGTCGCCATGTACGCCCAGGCGCGCGGCATGGTCGAGTTCTGGATCGCCTGGCTCCTCGTCGACGTCGTCGGCGTCCCCCTCAACTTCGCCAACGGCTACGCCTTCTCCGGCTTCGTCTACGTCATCTACGGCGCGCTGGTCCTGTGGGGCATGCGCGACTGGTGGCTGCGCTCCCGCAAGGCTTCGCAACCCGCTCTGGAAGGAGCGCCGGCATGA
- the hisG gene encoding ATP phosphoribosyltransferase, with product MLRIAVPNKGSLSGPAAEMLHEAGYQQRRESKELRIVDPENEVEFFYLRPRDIAIYVSSGKLDIGVTGRDLLIDSGANAEVILPLGFARSTFRFATKPGTANSVEDLNGKTVATSYEGIVAKHLAEQGIDASVVHLDGAVETAIELGVAEVIADVVETGTSLRNAGLEVFGDPIMKSEAVVIRRTGADTEEAAEPKVQQFLRRLQGVLVARTYVMMDYDCRVEQLEKAVALTPGLESPTVSPLHNEGWVAVRAMVPAKEAQRIMDDLYDIGARAILTTAIHACRL from the coding sequence ATGCTGCGCATCGCCGTCCCCAACAAGGGTTCCCTGTCAGGCCCTGCGGCGGAGATGCTGCATGAGGCCGGCTACCAGCAGCGCCGGGAGTCCAAGGAGCTGCGGATCGTCGACCCGGAGAACGAGGTGGAGTTCTTCTACCTCCGGCCCCGCGACATCGCGATCTACGTCTCTTCCGGCAAGCTCGACATCGGCGTCACCGGCCGCGACCTGCTCATCGACTCCGGCGCCAACGCCGAGGTGATCCTCCCGCTCGGCTTCGCCCGCTCCACCTTCCGCTTCGCCACCAAGCCGGGCACCGCGAACAGCGTCGAGGACCTCAACGGCAAGACGGTCGCCACCTCCTACGAGGGCATCGTCGCCAAGCACCTGGCCGAGCAGGGCATCGACGCCTCCGTCGTCCACCTCGACGGCGCCGTCGAGACGGCCATCGAGCTGGGCGTCGCCGAGGTCATCGCGGACGTCGTCGAGACCGGCACCTCGCTGCGCAACGCGGGCCTGGAGGTCTTCGGCGACCCCATCATGAAGTCCGAGGCCGTCGTGATCCGCCGCACCGGCGCGGACACCGAGGAGGCCGCCGAGCCGAAGGTGCAGCAGTTCCTGCGCCGCCTCCAGGGCGTCCTGGTCGCCCGGACGTACGTGATGATGGACTACGACTGCCGCGTGGAGCAGCTGGAGAAGGCCGTCGCGCTGACCCCGGGCCTGGAGTCGCCGACCGTCTCCCCGCTGCACAACGAGGGCTGGGTCGCCGTCCGCGCCATGGTCCCCGCCAAGGAGGCCCAGCGGATCATGGACGACCTCTACGACATCGGCGCCCGCGCCATCCTGACCACGGCCATCCACGCCTGCCGCCTCTGA
- a CDS encoding hemolysin family protein, which produces MTIPLLLLAAAFLLILANGFFVAAEFGLVTVERPEAEKAAAEGDRRARTVVESLRELSFQLSGTQLGITITSLVVGMLAEPALAELLHRPFTAIGIPEGAVSGVAVVVGMLLASAVQMVVGELVPKNWAVSKPLQVARFVAGPQHAFSRLFRPVISALNTVANRLVRALGVEPTEELASARTPGELVSLARHSAQAGALEQDTADLFVRTLSLAELTAQHVMTPRVKVSALQSSATAEDVVNLTRATGLSRFPVYREKIDEIVGMVHLKDALAVPVQDRLRTPVVRIARPALLVPETLPVQPLLARLRSEQPIAVVVDEYGGTAGVITLEDIVEEIVGEVRDEHDGQDTPELAAAPPEEGRPAWDVDGSCRVDTLQRVGLEVPEGPYETVAGLVADLLGRIPAVGDRAELPGWRLSVRRVGHYRAERVRLVRTGVVVEVAR; this is translated from the coding sequence ATGACCATCCCCTTGCTGCTCCTGGCAGCCGCGTTCCTGCTCATCCTCGCCAACGGCTTCTTCGTCGCCGCCGAGTTCGGCCTCGTCACGGTCGAACGCCCGGAGGCCGAAAAGGCCGCCGCCGAGGGCGACAGACGAGCCCGTACGGTCGTCGAGTCGCTGAGGGAGCTGTCCTTCCAGCTGTCCGGCACCCAGCTCGGCATCACCATCACCTCGCTCGTCGTCGGCATGCTCGCCGAGCCGGCGCTCGCGGAGCTGCTGCACCGGCCGTTCACCGCGATCGGCATCCCCGAGGGCGCCGTCTCCGGTGTCGCCGTGGTCGTCGGCATGCTGCTGGCGTCCGCCGTGCAGATGGTGGTCGGCGAACTCGTGCCCAAGAACTGGGCGGTGTCCAAGCCCTTGCAGGTCGCGCGGTTCGTCGCGGGCCCGCAGCACGCCTTCTCCCGTCTCTTCCGGCCGGTGATCTCGGCCCTCAACACCGTCGCCAACCGTCTGGTGCGTGCCCTGGGTGTCGAGCCCACCGAGGAGCTGGCGTCCGCCCGCACCCCCGGCGAACTCGTCTCCCTGGCCCGCCACTCGGCCCAGGCCGGCGCCCTCGAACAGGACACGGCCGACCTCTTCGTCCGGACACTGTCGCTGGCCGAGCTGACCGCGCAGCACGTCATGACCCCGCGCGTGAAGGTCAGCGCCCTGCAGTCGTCGGCCACCGCGGAGGACGTGGTCAACCTGACCCGGGCCACCGGCCTGTCCCGGTTTCCCGTCTACCGCGAGAAGATCGACGAGATCGTCGGCATGGTCCACCTCAAGGACGCCCTGGCGGTCCCCGTCCAGGACCGGCTGCGCACCCCGGTCGTCCGGATCGCCCGCCCGGCGCTGCTGGTCCCCGAGACGCTGCCCGTCCAGCCCCTGCTGGCCCGGCTGCGCAGCGAGCAGCCCATCGCCGTCGTCGTCGACGAGTACGGCGGCACGGCCGGCGTGATCACCCTGGAGGACATCGTCGAGGAGATCGTCGGCGAGGTCCGCGACGAGCACGACGGCCAGGACACGCCCGAACTCGCCGCGGCCCCGCCCGAGGAGGGCAGGCCCGCCTGGGACGTCGACGGCAGCTGCCGCGTCGACACCCTCCAGCGCGTAGGCCTGGAGGTGCCCGAGGGCCCGTACGAGACGGTCGCCGGGCTCGTCGCCGACCTGCTCGGCCGTATCCCGGCCGTCGGTGACCGGGCCGAACTGCCCGGCTGGCGGCTCTCGGTGCGCCGGGTCGGTCACTACCGGGCCGAACGGGTGCGGCTGGTGCGGACCGGCGTGGTCGTGGAGGTCGCCCGATGA
- a CDS encoding ROK family transcriptional regulator has protein sequence MPASPSTARAINDRLALRLLQHEGPLTAGQLKQLTGLSRPTVADLVERLTLSGLIEVVGEAGEQRRGPNARLYGIVADRAHLAALDVRTEGVGVLVSDLVGRVLAEAFVPIGGDTGTGTAVEQAVTLVERTAKEAGADRLHTLGIGAPGLIDPAGGELRDSGGLPEWHRRLVAALQERFPHAHAHVENETNLAALAEQREGAARDRDTFVLLWLGHGIGAAVVLDGVLRRGASGGTGEIGFLPVPGTNSLPSATDCEGGFHSLAGSAAIAALAVEHGLTAVGAHSAEPVAAALVREAVPSAPGGAADRFLDALADRLALGVASVVAVLDPGCVVLGGEVGQAGGEVLASRVAQRLRRMAPLPTEVRPSALGGGAVLRGALLTARESAQEQLFGTR, from the coding sequence ATGCCCGCATCCCCGAGCACCGCCCGGGCCATCAACGACCGGCTCGCCCTGCGGCTGTTGCAACACGAAGGCCCGTTGACGGCAGGGCAGTTGAAGCAGCTCACCGGCCTGTCCCGGCCCACGGTCGCCGACCTCGTCGAACGCCTCACCCTTTCTGGCCTGATCGAGGTCGTCGGCGAGGCGGGCGAGCAGCGCCGCGGGCCCAACGCCAGGCTCTACGGCATCGTCGCCGACCGCGCCCACCTGGCCGCGCTGGACGTGCGCACCGAGGGGGTCGGAGTGCTCGTCTCCGACCTCGTCGGCCGGGTGCTCGCCGAGGCGTTCGTGCCGATCGGCGGGGACACCGGCACCGGGACGGCCGTGGAGCAGGCGGTCACGCTGGTCGAGCGGACGGCGAAGGAGGCCGGGGCCGACCGGCTGCACACCCTCGGCATCGGCGCGCCCGGCCTGATCGACCCGGCGGGCGGTGAACTCCGCGACTCCGGCGGCCTGCCCGAGTGGCACCGCCGCCTGGTGGCCGCCCTCCAGGAACGGTTCCCGCACGCCCACGCGCACGTCGAGAACGAGACCAACCTCGCCGCACTTGCCGAACAGCGCGAGGGCGCCGCCCGGGACCGCGACACCTTCGTCCTGCTGTGGCTGGGCCACGGCATCGGCGCGGCCGTGGTCCTGGACGGCGTCCTGCGCCGCGGAGCCTCCGGCGGCACCGGCGAGATCGGCTTCCTGCCGGTCCCCGGCACCAACAGCCTGCCCTCGGCGACGGACTGCGAGGGCGGCTTCCACTCCCTGGCCGGCTCGGCCGCGATCGCCGCACTGGCGGTGGAGCACGGCCTGACGGCGGTCGGCGCGCACTCCGCCGAGCCGGTGGCGGCGGCGCTGGTGCGGGAGGCGGTGCCGTCTGCTCCCGGCGGTGCCGCCGACCGCTTCCTCGACGCTCTCGCCGACCGACTCGCCCTTGGTGTCGCCTCCGTGGTCGCCGTCCTGGACCCCGGCTGCGTGGTCCTCGGCGGCGAGGTCGGACAGGCCGGCGGCGAGGTGCTCGCGAGCCGGGTGGCCCAGCGGCTCCGCCGTATGGCGCCCCTCCCCACGGAGGTCCGCCCCAGCGCCCTCGGCGGCGGTGCGGTCCTGCGCGGCGCGCTCCTGACGGCCCGCGAGTCCGCCCAGGAGCAACTGTTCGGGACGCGCTAG
- a CDS encoding bifunctional 3,4-dihydroxy-2-butanone-4-phosphate synthase/GTP cyclohydrolase II, whose amino-acid sequence MSTAPILYSTEGIEDFSLDPVEQAIADIAAGRPIVVVDDEDRENEGDLVVAAEKATPEIVAFMMSECRGLICAPMEGDELERLKLPQMVEDNTESMKTAFTVSVDASAAHGVTTGISAADRATTLQLLASGEAQADDFVRPGHVFPLRAKPGGVLTRNGHTEAAVDLARLAGLRPAGAIVEIAGEDGRMLRLPELIPFARKHGLTIISIEDLIAYRRSAEPTVRREAETRLPTVHGTFTAYGYRSTVDGVEHVALVHGEIGDGEDVLVRVHSECLTGDIFASQRCDCGPQLDASLERIQSEGRGVVVYLRGHEGRGIGLLSKLRAYELQEQGHDTLDANLELGLPADARDYGAGAQILEDLGVHSVRLMTNNPEKTDALVRHGIEVTRREPMPVQAGEHNIRYLRTKRDRMGHDLPWLDAAPVSPCGNQ is encoded by the coding sequence ATGAGCACGGCACCGATCCTCTACAGCACGGAAGGCATCGAGGACTTCTCCCTCGACCCCGTCGAGCAGGCCATCGCCGACATCGCGGCCGGCCGCCCCATCGTGGTCGTCGACGACGAGGACCGCGAGAACGAGGGCGACCTCGTCGTCGCCGCCGAGAAGGCCACGCCCGAGATCGTCGCCTTCATGATGAGCGAGTGCCGTGGCCTGATCTGCGCCCCCATGGAGGGCGACGAACTGGAGCGGCTGAAGCTCCCGCAGATGGTCGAGGACAACACCGAGTCGATGAAGACGGCGTTCACGGTCTCCGTCGACGCCTCCGCCGCCCACGGCGTCACCACCGGCATCTCCGCCGCCGACCGCGCCACCACCCTCCAGCTCCTGGCGAGCGGCGAGGCACAGGCCGACGACTTCGTCCGGCCCGGGCACGTCTTCCCGCTGCGCGCCAAGCCCGGTGGTGTCCTGACCCGCAACGGCCACACCGAGGCCGCCGTCGACCTCGCCCGCCTCGCGGGCCTGCGCCCGGCCGGCGCGATCGTCGAGATCGCCGGTGAGGACGGCCGGATGCTCCGGCTGCCCGAACTGATCCCGTTCGCCCGCAAGCACGGCCTGACGATCATCTCCATCGAGGACCTGATCGCCTACCGCCGCTCCGCCGAGCCCACCGTCCGGCGCGAGGCCGAGACCCGGCTGCCCACGGTCCACGGCACCTTCACCGCGTACGGCTACCGCTCCACCGTCGACGGCGTCGAGCACGTCGCCCTCGTCCACGGCGAGATCGGCGACGGCGAGGACGTCCTGGTCCGGGTGCACTCCGAATGCCTCACCGGCGACATCTTCGCCTCCCAGCGCTGCGACTGCGGCCCCCAGCTCGACGCCTCCCTGGAGCGCATCCAGAGCGAGGGCCGGGGCGTGGTCGTCTACCTGCGCGGACACGAGGGCCGGGGCATCGGCCTGCTGTCCAAGCTGCGCGCGTACGAGCTCCAGGAGCAGGGTCACGACACGCTCGACGCCAACCTGGAGCTGGGCCTGCCCGCCGACGCCCGCGACTACGGGGCCGGCGCGCAGATCCTCGAGGACCTCGGCGTGCACAGCGTGCGCCTGATGACCAACAACCCCGAGAAGACCGACGCCCTCGTCCGGCACGGCATCGAGGTCACCAGGCGCGAGCCGATGCCCGTGCAGGCGGGCGAGCACAACATCCGCTACCTGCGCACCAAGCGGGACCGGATGGGACACGACCTGCCCTGGCTGGACGCGGCTCCCGTGTCCCCCTGCGGCAACCAGTAG
- a CDS encoding RNA polymerase sigma-70 factor, which translates to MTTASADEFEAHRSRLFGLAYRMLGSAHEAEDAVQDAYLRFSGADRADITYPAAWLAKTVTNLCLSRLTSARARRESYVGTWLPEPVLTSDGALGPLESAEQRDAVSLAMLVLLERLTPTERAVYVLRAAFAYGYREIAEVLDLSEANCRQLYRRAEQRLTAAERRFEAAPARQEELVASFVTAARDGDLATLEQVLAADVTWWSDGGGRVTAALRPIEGREKVLRFLAGAFRGFAAGLTFTATELNGAPGLLVRDGDALVATLGFDYRDGEVRGVRAVLNPDKLDFVERQLGRA; encoded by the coding sequence ATGACGACCGCGAGCGCCGACGAGTTCGAGGCCCACCGCTCCCGGCTGTTCGGGCTGGCCTACCGGATGCTGGGCTCGGCCCACGAGGCCGAGGACGCGGTCCAGGACGCCTACCTGCGGTTCAGCGGGGCCGACCGCGCGGACATCACGTATCCGGCGGCCTGGCTGGCGAAGACCGTCACCAACCTCTGTCTGAGCCGGCTGACCTCGGCCCGGGCGCGGCGCGAGAGCTACGTCGGGACGTGGCTGCCGGAGCCGGTCCTCACCTCGGACGGCGCGCTCGGCCCCCTGGAGTCGGCGGAGCAGCGCGACGCGGTGTCGCTCGCGATGCTGGTGCTGCTGGAGCGGCTCACGCCCACGGAACGGGCGGTGTACGTGCTGCGGGCGGCGTTCGCGTACGGGTACCGGGAGATCGCCGAGGTGCTCGACCTGAGCGAGGCCAACTGCCGCCAGCTGTACCGGCGGGCCGAACAGCGGCTGACGGCGGCGGAGCGGCGCTTCGAGGCGGCTCCCGCGCGGCAGGAGGAGCTGGTGGCCTCGTTCGTCACGGCCGCGCGGGACGGGGACCTCGCCACGCTGGAGCAGGTGCTCGCGGCCGACGTCACCTGGTGGAGCGACGGCGGAGGCCGGGTCACCGCGGCCCTGCGGCCGATCGAGGGACGCGAGAAGGTCCTGCGCTTCCTGGCCGGCGCGTTCCGGGGTTTCGCGGCCGGTCTCACCTTCACGGCCACCGAACTCAACGGCGCGCCGGGCCTGCTCGTCCGGGACGGCGACGCCCTGGTGGCCACGCTCGGGTTCGACTACCGCGACGGGGAGGTCAGGGGCGTGCGGGCGGTACTGAATCCTGACAAGCTGGACTTCGTCGAGCGTCAGCTCGGGCGGGCGTAG
- a CDS encoding PH domain-containing protein, which produces MSDLPTLPVTFRPGRTRAVLLTAGVVILLVISAVAMLLEQLGPGERLSFVLTGALIFWVLAQLARVRVVADDSGVTVVNIASRRRLEWAEILQVNLRPGDPWVFLNLSDGTSLPALGIQPGINKQQAIADARTLRALVETRSLRDPEASTGQDQG; this is translated from the coding sequence ATGTCCGACCTTCCCACCCTCCCCGTCACCTTCCGGCCGGGCCGGACCCGTGCGGTGCTGCTCACCGCCGGAGTGGTGATCCTCCTCGTCATCTCCGCCGTGGCGATGCTGCTGGAGCAGCTCGGCCCGGGGGAGCGGCTCAGCTTCGTCCTCACCGGCGCCCTCATCTTCTGGGTGCTGGCCCAGCTCGCCCGCGTGCGGGTCGTCGCCGACGACTCGGGTGTCACCGTGGTGAACATCGCCAGTCGGCGGCGACTGGAGTGGGCGGAGATCCTCCAGGTGAACCTTCGCCCCGGCGACCCCTGGGTGTTCCTCAACCTCAGCGACGGCACCAGCCTGCCCGCGCTCGGCATCCAGCCGGGCATCAACAAGCAGCAGGCCATCGCCGACGCGCGCACCCTGCGGGCACTCGTGGAAACCCGGTCCCTCCGGGACCCCGAAGCGTCCACAGGGCAAGATCAGGGCTGA
- a CDS encoding riboflavin synthase: MFTGIVEELGEVTAVENLGDASRFRLRGPVVTDGAKHGDSIAVNGVCLTVVEHEGDEFTADVMAETLNRSSLGALGVGSRVNLERPTAVGSRLGGHIVQGHVDGTGAVLERRPSENWEIIKISLPADLARYVVEKGSITVDGISLTVVDAGPDHFTVSLIPTTLALTTLGLKQPGDPVNLEVDIVAKYVERLLTTTQGAAQ, from the coding sequence GTGTTCACCGGAATCGTCGAAGAGCTGGGTGAGGTCACCGCCGTCGAGAACCTCGGCGACGCCTCCCGCTTCCGGCTGCGCGGCCCCGTCGTGACCGACGGCGCGAAGCACGGCGACTCCATCGCCGTGAACGGGGTCTGTCTCACCGTCGTCGAACACGAGGGCGACGAGTTCACCGCCGACGTCATGGCGGAGACCCTGAACCGCTCCAGCCTCGGCGCCCTCGGCGTCGGCTCCCGCGTCAACCTCGAACGCCCCACCGCCGTCGGCTCACGCCTGGGCGGGCACATCGTGCAGGGCCATGTCGACGGCACCGGCGCGGTGTTGGAGCGCAGGCCCTCCGAGAACTGGGAGATCATCAAGATCTCGCTCCCCGCCGACCTCGCCCGGTACGTCGTGGAGAAGGGCTCCATCACCGTCGACGGCATCAGCCTCACCGTCGTGGACGCCGGCCCCGACCACTTCACCGTCAGCCTCATCCCCACCACGCTCGCCCTGACCACGCTCGGCCTCAAGCAGCCCGGCGACCCGGTCAACCTCGAGGTGGACATCGTCGCCAAGTACGTCGAGCGCCTGCTGACCACCACTCAGGGGGCGGCGCAGTGA
- a CDS encoding SDR family oxidoreductase, giving the protein MTTILVTGGSGTLGRLVTERLRADGHEVRVLSRHTEPYAVDLREGGAGLDAAVAGVDTIVHCASTPRGGDEQAAANLIAAAREAGVRHLVYISIVGVDRVPFGYYRAKLAVERLVQESGLGWTVLRATQFHDLLVQVFGTLAKVPVMVLPAGVSDQPVEVAEVADRLAALAAGAPAGRVDDMAGPEVRTFESLARAFLKARGRRRAVVNVPLWGAAYRGFRAGGHLAPERAVGKGTFEEYLTKHIRH; this is encoded by the coding sequence ATGACCACGATCCTGGTGACCGGCGGCAGTGGGACCCTCGGGCGGCTCGTCACCGAGCGGCTGCGGGCGGACGGGCACGAGGTGCGGGTGCTGAGCCGGCACACCGAACCGTACGCCGTCGACCTGCGGGAGGGCGGTGCCGGGCTGGACGCGGCCGTCGCGGGCGTGGACACGATCGTGCACTGCGCGAGCACGCCGCGCGGGGGTGACGAGCAGGCGGCCGCGAACCTGATCGCCGCGGCCCGCGAGGCCGGGGTGAGGCACCTCGTCTACATCTCGATCGTCGGGGTGGACCGGGTGCCGTTCGGCTACTACAGGGCGAAGCTCGCCGTGGAGCGGCTGGTGCAGGAGTCGGGGCTGGGCTGGACCGTGCTGCGGGCGACCCAGTTCCACGACCTGCTGGTCCAGGTGTTCGGGACGCTGGCCAAGGTGCCGGTGATGGTCCTGCCGGCCGGGGTGAGCGACCAGCCGGTGGAGGTGGCGGAGGTCGCGGACCGGCTCGCGGCGCTGGCGGCGGGCGCGCCGGCGGGGCGGGTGGACGACATGGCCGGGCCCGAGGTGCGCACGTTCGAGTCGCTGGCCCGAGCGTTCCTGAAGGCGCGCGGCAGGAGACGGGCGGTGGTGAACGTCCCGCTGTGGGGCGCCGCCTACCGGGGCTTTCGCGCCGGCGGTCACCTGGCGCCGGAACGTGCCGTGGGGAAAGGGACGTTCGAGGAGTACCTGACGAAGCACATCAGGCACTGA
- the ribH gene encoding 6,7-dimethyl-8-ribityllumazine synthase — MSGKGAPELSVRNVGDLRVAVIAAQWHEKVMDGLVDGALRALHDLGIDEPTLLRVPGSWELPVVAKVLAGRGYDAIVALGVVIRGGTPHFEYVCQGVAQGLTQVSVETGVPVGMGVLTCDTEEQALDRAGIEGSREDKGHEAVTAAVATAATLRSVSEPWR, encoded by the coding sequence GTGAGCGGCAAGGGTGCACCGGAACTGTCCGTACGCAATGTGGGTGACCTCCGGGTCGCCGTCATCGCGGCACAGTGGCACGAGAAGGTGATGGACGGTCTGGTCGACGGCGCCCTGCGCGCCCTGCACGACCTCGGCATCGACGAGCCGACCCTCCTGCGGGTCCCCGGCAGCTGGGAGCTCCCGGTCGTCGCCAAGGTGCTGGCCGGGCGGGGCTACGACGCGATCGTCGCCCTCGGCGTCGTCATCCGCGGCGGCACCCCGCACTTCGAGTACGTGTGCCAGGGCGTCGCTCAGGGCCTCACCCAGGTCTCCGTCGAGACCGGCGTCCCCGTCGGCATGGGCGTCCTCACCTGCGACACCGAGGAGCAGGCCCTGGACCGGGCCGGCATCGAGGGCTCCCGCGAGGACAAGGGACACGAGGCGGTGACGGCGGCCGTGGCGACCGCGGCCACCCTCCGCTCAGTATCCGAACCCTGGCGGTAG